The DNA segment TCGAAAAATACGACGGCGGCCGCCAACTATCGCCGTTCCCTCCGAAAGACCTGCTCCACGACCTCTTCGAGATGCGCCGTCACCTGGCGATCGCCGTGCAGGGCCAGGCGAGCCATCGCGAGGTCGTAACACTCGCTGTCGACACGCGTCGCCACTACCCACACGACCACAACCGTGCCGTCCGCTTCGACGCGGAAGACGATGCGGAACTGGCGATTTCCGACAACCAGCTTTCTGAACGTCGTAAGATCCGAGCCGAGCGGGCTACCACGCTGAGCCGGGTCGGTTCGCAGCTTCTTCAACGCCTTGAATACGAGAACCCGTTCTGAACCGTCCAACTCAGCGAGATCGTCAGCCGCCTCGGGCAGAAAGAGCACGCGGGCCATCCGGTTCAGCCTTCCTCGACCTCGTCGTCATCGAGATCGTCCAGGTCGACACCGAACCTGGCGGCGGTTTCTTCCAGCGAAAGTCGCTGCCCGGTATCAGTAGCCGACCTGACGAGCGCCAAAGCCAGGAGCTTGAGATCTTCCTCGTATTCTTCGACTCTTTGCAGTCGCTCGACCTTGTCGATACCGACGAGCACAGCGGCGGGCTTGTTGTTCTTGATCAGCACGAACTCCCGCCCTTCGCTGGCCTCGGCGACCAGCTTGGAGACGCCCTTGTTGTTGGCATCCGTAACACTGATGAGGTCGTTCGTGTCGATCTTCACTCGCCTCGCCTCCCGTCCACGCCACAACCATACCCAGGATTCTGGGCAGAAAAGTTGCCCTTTAGTCACGATCACACGAGCGGGCAAGTTGAGCCGGGGCAGCGTTGGACAACGCGACGACCGCAAGGAACCTTGATCCCCGCACGAGGCCCAGGTCGGGCGCAGTGGTTCGGCAACAAACGCGGCCGCCGACGCTCCGGAAGACGCTTGGTGCGGTTCCCCGCAATTCCAGGGATAAACTGGGAAATTGATCTTGCACCATTGCCCAGCAAACCACTGACCAGCAGAGATGGTGCCCCCGACGGGACTCGAACCCGCACTTGATCGATTTTAAGTCGACTGCCTCTGCCGATTGGGCTACGGGGGCATATGCAGCTTATGCCCCCGCAACCGTCATGACTTGGAAGCGCGGGCGAACTCTTCCTTCGGGTTGTTGATCTGCCCGAGCGAAACGACCTCGCGGCGCAACAGACCACCCAGCAACCAGTCAAGCATGATCCGGACTTTCCGGTTGAAAGTAGGCATCGCCTTGACGTGGTAGGCGCGGTGCATCAACCAGGCGAGGAAGCCCTTCACCTTGATGTTGAAGGTGTCCGCGACCCCCTTGTGGAGGCCGAGGCTCGCCACCGAGCCCACGTTCTTGTGGTAGTAGTCCACCGGCTGGCCACCACGCAGCGACTTGATCATGTTCTTCGCCAGGTGCCTCGCCTGCCGCACGGCGTGCTGCGCGTTCGGCGGGCAGGTCGCGGTCGGGTCCTCTTCCGTCCTGGAAAGGTCCGGCACGGCGGCGTTGTCGCCCGCCGTCCACACCTCGGGGTGTCCGACGACCTGCAATCCAGCCGTCGCCTGGA comes from the Prauserella marina genome and includes:
- a CDS encoding type II toxin-antitoxin system Phd/YefM family antitoxin yields the protein MKIDTNDLISVTDANNKGVSKLVAEASEGREFVLIKNNKPAAVLVGIDKVERLQRVEEYEEDLKLLALALVRSATDTGQRLSLEETAARFGVDLDDLDDDEVEEG